From Pelagibacterium flavum:
TCCTCGTAGCCCAGAAGGTACAGCGAGGAATAGAGCAGCATCGAGCCGTGGCCCGCCGAGAGCACGAACCGGTCACGGTCCGGCCAGTGGGGCGCCTTGGGATCGAATTTCATGATCTTGGTGAACAGCACGGTGGCGATGTCGGCGCCGCCCATGGGCAGTCCGGGGTGGCCGGAATTGGCGGCCTGCACGGCGTCCATGGAAAGGGCGCGAATGGCATTGGCCATGGCATCGTGTTTGGCTCTATCTGTCATGGTATCCCGAAGCGTTCGACGTTAGGAAAAATGGCGATGCGGCGGTCCGCACGAGACGGCCCGGTCGCGCGAGGCAGACACATAACAGGTCCGGGTATCGAGTCAATGTCGTGACGGCGGTAGCGGGGCGAGGGGTGCCCTTGCCATTTCCGCCACTTTTGGGGTTATTGTGGGCCACAGAGGCAATGGATTCGAAGGACGCGCCCAAAGTGACATCGCCATCGACCGGAGAGAGCTTCACCACCGCCATCGAACGGCTCGACCGCGCGCTGAACCGGCTCGACACTTCGGTTCGTTCGCTGTCGGGGCGGTTGCGCACCTCATCCCAGCTCCAGGCCGACGGCCAGCGGCTGGCCGGAGATCTCGACCGGGCCAATGCGCGGGCGGACAAGCTCGACCAGGCCGCAGAAATCGTCGCGAGGCGGATAGAGGAAGCGATGACCAGCGTGCGCTCGGTGCTCGAAGAAGGAGATGCCCGTGGCTGAAGTCAGCGTCGAAATCAACGGCCGCAAATACCGCATGGCATGCGAGGACGGGCAGGAAACCCATCTCTCGTCCCTGGCCACCCGGTTCAACCGCTACATCGACGACTACAAGGGAACGTTCGGGGAGATCGGCGACAACCGCCTGACGGTCATGGCCGGTATTGCGGTGGTCGATGAACTTGTCGAGGCCGAACGCAAGCTCGATCAGTTGCGGGCCGAGCTTCAGACCGTGACCAAGGCAGGCAATGACGTGGCCGCCGAAGCGGAAACCATGGAAAGCAAGTTTGCCGCCAAGCTGGCAGATGTGGCGCGCCGCATCGAATCGATCGCAACGGCAGTCGATTCCGCCGGTCAGGAGCCCCAGGGCAACTCGTGAGTTCGGCGGGTTCGGTCGTTGGCGTGCATTGCGCGCGCCGACACGGTTTTTCCAAAACAACTGCCATGTTCATCGATATCGTCGCCGGACTCGGCGTTGCCGGCGATGCTCATGCGGGCACGACGGTCAAACACCGCTCCCGCGTGGCCGTCGATCCGACCCAGCCCAATTTGCGGCAGGTTCACCTGATCGCGTCCGAACTGCTCGACGAGGTCAATGGACTGGGGTTTGAGGTGGCGCCCGGTGCGCTGGGCGAAAACATCACGACGCAGGGCATTGATCTCATCGGCCTGCCACGCGGCACCATTCTTGCCATCGGCGAGGTGCGCCTGAGCGTCACCGGCCTGCGCAATCCCTGCTCGCAGATCGAAAAATTCAGTCCCGGACTGCTCAAGCTGATGGTGGGCAAGCGCGAGGACGGCACGCCGCTGTTGCGCACCGGCATTATGACGATCGTTCTCAAGGGCGGTTCGGTCAGGGCAGGCGATGCAATCGAAATCGCCTTGCCGGCAGAGCCCCATATCCGGCTCGAACGCGTTTAGAGCATTTACCCGTCAGGGCAGCACGAACGGTAAATCGGTATCGCCGGTCTTTTCGCCGAACCGGGTGATCAGCGCGTGAACCTGACCGCGGTGGTGTGTCTGGTGGTTGAATATCTGCATGATGAGCAGGGCGCGCGGCTTGGTCATGTCGCGTCCGGTTGCGCCGCTGCGCCAGGACAGATCGCCCGCGATTTCGTCGGGCGTCATGGCGTCGGCCCACTCGATGAGCACCTGGTCCAGTTCCTGCCGCTGCGCCCACAGGGTATCGAAATCCTCGATCATGGCGCCGCTGCGTGCGATTGGAACCTCGGGTGCCTTTGCGGCGCCGAAGCGTGAGAGCCAGATGCGGTCCGCCCAGTAAAGATGGCTGAGCGTTGCGTGGATCGATTTCCAGAAGGCCCCTTCGTCCGATCGTCTCTGCTCATCGGAAAGCCGCAGTGCCGCCCCGTAAACACGGCGGTTGAGTTCGGCATTGTAGCGGGCCATGGTGCGCGCATATTCCGGTGTGATCATCGAAACTGTTCCCTTTGTTCGCTGCAAGCTCAGGTCAATCTAGGGACGGCACCGCTTGTGCGCCAGTAATGCTTACGAAATAGAAATGCGGTACCGGGGTGCAGAGTTTGCAGCCTGCCGGGTCCGCAGCCCCGTAGTCCGCAGTTTACCATTAACGCCGACATTGCTGGACTTGCGGTGAGCGCTCCCCTTTGATCGCCCATCGATCCGGTCCGCAAATGAGATCGGGCAACGGGCAGTGCGGGTTAAAAAAACGCATTTCGGGCAATTGAACTTGGCCGCACCGTCCGGCAACCGGGGGTATCGCCATGTCTGCCAGCGCATCGAAAGCGCCTGTTCTCTCTATTGACCTCACGCGCTGTGCGCAATGGGTCGCCAAGGTTTCGTCGGTCATCATTGCTCTGGGCATCGTGCGTGAAATCGTCATCGGACGGATCGGGCTGGATACCCCGCTCAAGGAATTGCGCCACATAGCGCTCGATGCTGAACTGTCGCTGCCGGCGTTCTATTCGGCGGTGCTGATCCTGGCCATCGGGGTCACCCTGATGGTCATCGGGCGTGCGGTACGGCGCACCGGCGGTGTGGACGCCAGGCAATGGATGATCCTCGGCGCCATCTTCTGTCTGATGGCGATCGATGAGGCGGCGAGCTTTCACGAATCGCTGATGATGCCGCTGCGGAACGCGTTCAATCTCACCGGCATGTTCTACTATTCCTGGGTCATTCCCGGTGCCATCGCCGTGGCTCTGATCGGAGCGTACTACGTGCCGTTCCTCTTGCGCCTTCCGCGCCGCACCGCCGTTCTTTTCGCCATGGCCGGCGGCGCCTATGTCGGTGGGGCTTTGGGCATGGAACTGGTGGGGGGCGCATTCGAAAACGCAATCGGCAAGGATACGGTCGCCTATTCGGTAGCGATCGTGATCGAGGAAGGGCTCGAGATCGTCGGGCTGACGCTGTTTTTCTATGCGCTGACCGACCATATCGCGCGCTCCTGGAGCAGTGTGGGGCTGAGCTTTTCCGCCCGCACGGTTGCCGTGAAGGGTTTGGCACTCGATCGGGCCGCACCGGCCGAATAGGCCCCGCGTCCATCGCAGCAGAAAACATTTGATCCGCACCCACTTTTCGGCGCGCTCACAA
This genomic window contains:
- a CDS encoding DUF4164 domain-containing protein, translated to MTSPSTGESFTTAIERLDRALNRLDTSVRSLSGRLRTSSQLQADGQRLAGDLDRANARADKLDQAAEIVARRIEEAMTSVRSVLEEGDARG
- a CDS encoding cell division protein ZapA, which translates into the protein MPVAEVSVEINGRKYRMACEDGQETHLSSLATRFNRYIDDYKGTFGEIGDNRLTVMAGIAVVDELVEAERKLDQLRAELQTVTKAGNDVAAEAETMESKFAAKLADVARRIESIATAVDSAGQEPQGNS
- a CDS encoding MOSC domain-containing protein, with amino-acid sequence MFIDIVAGLGVAGDAHAGTTVKHRSRVAVDPTQPNLRQVHLIASELLDEVNGLGFEVAPGALGENITTQGIDLIGLPRGTILAIGEVRLSVTGLRNPCSQIEKFSPGLLKLMVGKREDGTPLLRTGIMTIVLKGGSVRAGDAIEIALPAEPHIRLERV
- a CDS encoding DinB family protein; this translates as MITPEYARTMARYNAELNRRVYGAALRLSDEQRRSDEGAFWKSIHATLSHLYWADRIWLSRFGAAKAPEVPIARSGAMIEDFDTLWAQRQELDQVLIEWADAMTPDEIAGDLSWRSGATGRDMTKPRALLIMQIFNHQTHHRGQVHALITRFGEKTGDTDLPFVLP